Proteins encoded together in one Erinaceus europaeus chromosome 11, mEriEur2.1, whole genome shotgun sequence window:
- the CNN3 gene encoding calponin-3, producing the protein MTHFNKGPSYGLSAEVKNKIASKYDHQAEEDLRNWIEEVTGMSIGTNFQLGLKDGIILCELINKLQPGSVKKVNESSLNWPQLENIGNFIKAIQAYGMKPHDIFEANDLFENGNMTQVQTTLVALAGLAKTKGFHTTIDIGVKYAEKQTRRFDEGKLKAGQSVIGLQMGTNKCASQAGMTAYGTRRHLYDPKMQTDKPFDQTTISLQMGTNKGASQAGMSAPGTRRDIYDQKLTLQPVDNSTISLQMGTNKVASQKGMSVYGLGRQVYDPKYCAAPTEPVIHNGSQGTGTNGSEISDSDYQAEYPDEYHGEYQDDYPREYQYGDQGIDY; encoded by the exons ATCGCTTCCAAGTATGATCATCAGGCGGAAGAAGATCTTCGCAACTGGATAGAAGAAGTGACGGGCATGAGCATTGGCACCAACTTCCAACTGGGCTTAAAAGATGGCATCATCCTCTGCGA aCTCATAAACAAGCTACAACCAGGTTCAGTGAAGAAAGTCAATGAATCCTCATTAAACTGGCCCCAG TTGGAGAATATTGGCAATTTTATTAAAGCCATTCAAGCTTATGGTATGAAACCACATGACATATTTGAGGCAAATGATCTTTTTGAGAATGggaacatgacccaggttcagactACGCTGGTGGCTCTCGCAGGTCTG gcTAAAACAAAAGGATTCCACACAACCATTGATATTGGAGTGAAGtatgcagaaaaacaaacaagacgTTTTGATGAAGGCAAATTAAAAGCTGGCCAAAGTGTAATTGGTTTGCAG aTGGGAACCAACAAATGCGCCAGCCAGGCAGGTATGACAGCCTATGGGACTAGGAGGCATCTATATGATCCCAAGATGCAAACTGACAAACCTTTTGATCAGACCACAATTAGTCTGCAGATGGGTACCAACAAAGGAGCCAGCCAG GCGGGGATGTCAGCGCCAGGCACTAGAAGAGACATCTACGATCAGAAGCTGACATTACAACCAGTGGACAACTCAACCATTTCTCTACAGATGGGTACCAACAAAGTTGCTTCCCAGAAAGGAATGAGTGTGTATGGGCTTGGGCGGCAAGTGTATGATCCCAAATATTGTGCTGCTCCCACAGAACCAGTGATTCATAATGGGAGCCAAGGAACAGGAACAAATGGATCAGAAATCAGTGATAGTGATTACCAGGCAGAATATCCAGATGAATATCATGGCGAGTACCAAGATGACTACCCCAGGGAATACCAGTATGGCGACCAAGGCATTGACTATTAG